The Papaver somniferum cultivar HN1 unplaced genomic scaffold, ASM357369v1 unplaced-scaffold_107, whole genome shotgun sequence genome includes a region encoding these proteins:
- the LOC113327897 gene encoding putative disease resistance protein RGA3, with protein MALEEIFVTGATGFIKKLVAVAATKIGRAEAVDKDLQKLKDTLEMIAAVTSDAEKKQVKSKVVLLWLRRLQDVAYDVDDLFEEISYEAMRGNTEKVTAPSKIGFGFEIAKRIKTINRELDEIAKDNAMSLLDHSVDDLADQLDRMTVSFVDDSKIFGRKHDMSRVVDMLLMKNPSSSSSSDNSSPQENVSVVSIVGMGGGYGKRPSLNWYTKTTRLREALSQERGFSVLVRKVHENISGKKYLLVLDDLWNENAEAWEKLKSYLSGGAQGSKILVTTRKENVASIVRGTIPPYNLTTLSQQECWLIIKNRAFSPGGAVETLTMSNIGEEISRKCAGLPLAANFLGNLMRLKSKESDWSAIRDNDVFNTPENPNKIILILKLSYNNLQSI; from the exons ATGGCGTTGGAGGAGATCTTTGTAACCGGTGCCACTGGGTTCATAAAAAAATTGGTTGCTGTTGCCGCCACAAAAATTGGTAGGGCTGAGGCGGTAGATAAAGATCTACAAAAGCTTAAGGATACTCTGGAGATGATCGCGGCTGTCACATCTGACGCTGAAAAGAAGCAGGTGAAATCCAAAGTCGTGCTTCTCTGGTTGAGAAGGCTCCAAGACGTTGCATATGATGTTGACGACCTTTTTGAGGAAATTTCTTATGAAGCTATGCGTGGAAACACCGAGAAGGTAACAGCTCCATCTAAAATTGGTTTTGGTTTCGAAATAGCAAAAAGAATCAAAACCATTAATCGTGAATTAGATGAAATTGCTAAGGACAACGCTATGTCTCTGTTGGATCATAGCGTTGATGATCTTGCTGACCAACTAGACCGAATGACAGTATCCTTCGTAGATGATTCTAAAATTTTCGGAAGAAAACATGACATGTCTCGCGTAGTAGACATGTTATTGATGAAGAACccttcatcgtcatcatcatctgatAATTCTAGTCcacaagaaaatgtttcagtcgTGTCAATAGTGGGTATGGGGGGGGGATACGGAAAACGACCCTCGCTCAATTGGTATACAAAGACAACTCGATTGAGAGAAGCTTTGAGCCAAGAGCGTGG TTTCAGTGTTTTGGTAAGGAAAGTTCATGAAAACATTAGTGGGAAGAAATATCTGTTAGTATTAGACGATCTTTGGAACGAGAATGCCGAAGCCTGGGAGAAGCTTAAGAGTTATTTGAGTGGGGGTGCTCAAGGGAGCAAGATACTAGTGACTACACGTAAAGAAAATGTTGCATCTATTGTTAGGGGTACAATTCCACCATACAATCTAACGACCTTATCACAACAAGAATGTTGGTTAATTATTAAGAATAGGGCCTTTTCTCCTGGAGGAGCAGTCGAAACTCTAACTATGTCAAATATAGGAGAGGAGATTTCGAGAAAATGTGCTGGTTTACCACTTGCAGCTAATTTTCTCGGGAATCTTATGCGCTTGAAAAGTAAAGAGTCTGATTGGTCGGCGATCAGAGACAATGATGTTTTTAATACACCAGAAAATCCAAATAAAATTATACTAATATTGAAATTGAGTTACAATAATTTACAATCCATTTGA